A part of Magnetococcales bacterium genomic DNA contains:
- a CDS encoding mannose-1-phosphate guanylyltransferase/mannose-6-phosphate isomerase, producing MIIPTILSGGAGTRLWPMSRRTFPKQFLKLASRERSLFQSAVLRLAGMAHVGHPILVCNQEHRFLIAEQVRSVGVTPGAILLEPAGRNTAPATACAALQALRTDAEGVLLVLPADHIILDEAGFRAAVARGLPAAESGHLVTFGIRPLHAETGFGYIQASEAVSLPGVHPVSRFVEKPDLDTAKEYLASGSYYWNSGIFMFRCDRFLAEMERHAPEVLAACRAAVDGATVDLDFLRLEPESFLSSPQISIDYAVMEKTNRAVVVPMEVGWSDLGSWTSLWEVGEADGEGNVVSGDVAILESTNCYLRSEDRLLAAVGLKDHVVVETSDAVLVAPMSRAQDIKEMVTHLNKTGRAEPRTHKKVFRPWGCYETINAAERFQVKRITVNPGKSLSMQMHHHRAEHWVIVKGTARVYKDEVAYLLAEDQSTYIPVGMKHRLENPGKIPLEVIEVQSGSYLEEDDIIRYDDAFNRDGDE from the coding sequence ATGATTATTCCGACCATTCTTTCTGGAGGCGCCGGGACGCGGTTGTGGCCCATGTCGCGGCGCACCTTTCCCAAGCAGTTTCTGAAACTGGCCTCCCGGGAAAGGTCACTGTTTCAATCGGCGGTTCTTCGTCTGGCTGGCATGGCCCATGTGGGTCACCCCATTCTGGTCTGCAATCAGGAACACCGTTTTTTGATTGCCGAACAGGTGCGCTCCGTGGGTGTGACGCCCGGGGCCATTCTGCTGGAGCCAGCAGGGCGCAACACGGCGCCAGCCACGGCCTGTGCAGCCCTGCAAGCCTTGCGGACCGACGCCGAGGGTGTTCTGTTGGTGTTGCCGGCGGATCATATCATCCTGGACGAGGCGGGTTTTCGTGCTGCGGTCGCCAGAGGCCTGCCGGCAGCGGAGAGTGGCCACCTGGTGACTTTTGGCATCCGTCCTCTCCATGCGGAGACGGGATTTGGTTACATTCAGGCCAGCGAGGCGGTTTCCCTGCCTGGCGTTCATCCGGTCAGCCGGTTTGTGGAAAAACCTGACCTGGACACGGCCAAGGAGTATCTGGCCTCGGGCAGCTACTATTGGAACAGCGGCATTTTCATGTTCCGGTGTGATCGTTTTCTGGCTGAGATGGAGCGCCACGCCCCGGAGGTTTTGGCGGCCTGCCGGGCAGCCGTTGACGGGGCTACCGTGGATTTGGATTTTCTTCGTCTGGAACCGGAATCCTTCCTGAGTTCTCCCCAGATATCCATCGACTATGCCGTCATGGAGAAGACCAACCGCGCCGTGGTCGTCCCCATGGAGGTAGGGTGGAGTGATCTTGGCTCCTGGACCTCTCTGTGGGAGGTGGGAGAAGCGGATGGGGAGGGGAATGTCGTCAGTGGCGATGTCGCCATTTTAGAGAGTACAAATTGTTATTTACGCAGTGAGGATCGCCTGCTGGCGGCTGTTGGCTTGAAGGATCATGTGGTGGTGGAGACCAGCGACGCCGTATTGGTTGCACCCATGAGCCGCGCCCAGGATATCAAGGAGATGGTCACCCATCTGAACAAGACCGGTCGCGCCGAACCCCGTACCCACAAAAAGGTGTTTCGTCCCTGGGGATGTTACGAGACAATCAACGCTGCGGAGAGATTCCAGGTCAAGCGCATCACGGTAAACCCGGGCAAATCTCTCTCCATGCAGATGCACCACCATCGTGCAGAGCACTGGGTGATCGTCAAGGGAACGGCCCGGGTCTACAAGGACGAAGTGGCTTACCTTCTGGCCGAGGATCAATCGACCTATATCCCTGTCGGCATGAAACACCGGCTGGAAAACCCAGGCAAAATTCCCCTGGAAGTCATCGAGGTCCAATCGGGAAGTTACCTGGAGGAGGATGACATCATTCGTTACGACGACGCCTTCAACCGCGACGGGGACGAATGA